A window of the Anaerolineae bacterium genome harbors these coding sequences:
- a CDS encoding Dipeptide transport system permease protein DppC — protein sequence MNLEISTPAELRLRLIQTRERYFNRRRQTLFLIVLCVVCLGVIFAGSSQAAIANQTNLSARNQAPSRAHLFGTDWLGRDMLVRTWSGLSLSLRVGFLAALFSSIIGLAIGLVAATFGGKVDAFFSWWIDVFLSLPHMVVLILLAFVSGGGLTGVVISVALTHWPSLARVIRAEVYQVRAADYVRLSQKLGRSSLWIARHHILPHVLPQFLVGLILLFPHAILHEAGITFIGIGLSPHQPAIGIILAESMRHLSTGYWWLAVLPGAALLAMVKVFDILGENVRALLDPRTAQE from the coding sequence ATGAATCTCGAAATCTCCACGCCGGCAGAACTGCGGCTCAGGTTGATTCAGACCCGGGAAAGATATTTTAACCGCCGCCGTCAAACGCTGTTCCTGATCGTGCTGTGTGTGGTGTGTCTGGGGGTGATCTTTGCCGGCAGCAGCCAGGCCGCGATCGCCAATCAGACCAACCTGAGCGCCCGCAATCAGGCGCCCTCCCGGGCGCATCTTTTTGGCACCGACTGGTTGGGACGGGATATGTTGGTGCGCACCTGGAGCGGGCTGAGCCTGAGCTTGAGAGTAGGTTTTCTGGCAGCCCTTTTCAGTTCGATCATTGGTCTGGCGATTGGTCTGGTTGCAGCAACCTTCGGAGGCAAAGTCGATGCCTTCTTTTCCTGGTGGATCGATGTCTTTCTCAGTTTACCCCACATGGTGGTGTTGATCCTGCTGGCTTTTGTCAGTGGTGGGGGTTTAACGGGCGTGGTCATCTCGGTTGCCTTGACGCACTGGCCGTCTCTGGCTCGGGTGATCCGGGCGGAGGTCTATCAGGTGCGGGCGGCTGACTATGTGCGCCTCTCGCAAAAACTGGGGCGTTCTTCGCTCTGGATTGCTCGCCATCATATCCTGCCGCACGTCTTACCTCAATTTCTGGTCGGGTTGATTTTGCTCTTTCCTCATGCCATCCTGCACGAGGCCGGCATCACCTTTATCGGCATTGGGTTATCTCCGCATCAACCGGCGATTGGCATCATCTTAGCCGAATCGATGCGCCATCTCTCGACCGGATACTGGTGGCTGGCAGTCCTGCCAGGCGCAGCTTTGCTGGCAATGGTTAAGGTGTTCGATATTCTCGGTGAAAATGTGCGCGCTTTGCTCGATCCGCGCACTGCTCAGGAGTGA
- a CDS encoding peptide/opine/nickel uptake ABC transporter (PepT) family, ATP-binding protein: MLKAERISFRYNPKQPWILQDFDLALSNTERVGIYGPSGCGKTTLGRILAGYLQPLRLSKKCCESPAEEWGYDRQRKLWQNTNPVTTPKW; encoded by the coding sequence ATGCTCAAGGCTGAACGCATTTCTTTCCGCTATAACCCCAAACAGCCCTGGATTTTACAGGATTTTGATCTGGCTCTCTCGAACACAGAACGAGTGGGGATATACGGACCAAGCGGCTGTGGAAAGACCACCCTTGGACGCATCCTGGCGGGCTACCTCCAACCTCTGAGACTGTCGAAAAAGTGCTGCGAATCCCCGGCGGAGGAGTGGGGTTATGACAGGCAGAGGAAATTATGGCAAAATACAAACCCTGTAACTACGCCCAAATGGTGA
- a CDS encoding Dipeptide transport ATP-binding protein DppD: protein MLDVRHLSIHFHRYNQGLRRTILTPVVDLDLQVRGGEIVAVVGSSGSGKSLLVHAVLGILPSNAQVEGEIWYQGQLLTPERQAILRGRQIALIPQSVSFLDPLMRVGAQVRRAAHLSGKNRHSVDAQRAIFQRYQLPPEAENWYPFQLSGGMARRTLVAMAVVGEAELLLADEPTPGLHPEVVQETLNHLRQLADEGRGVVLITHDIQAALQVADRIAVFYAGTTVEIAPRTAFSGKGEGLLHPYTQALWRSLPQNEFVALPGMQPSPQDLPAGCLFAPRCPLATSECSLERPAMRTLAQNQVRCIHAQG from the coding sequence ATGCTGGACGTGCGCCACTTATCCATCCACTTTCATCGCTACAATCAAGGGTTACGCCGCACCATCCTCACCCCGGTGGTGGATTTAGATCTGCAAGTGAGAGGAGGAGAGATCGTCGCCGTGGTTGGTTCGAGCGGCTCTGGAAAAAGCCTCCTGGTGCATGCTGTTCTTGGCATCCTGCCTTCCAACGCTCAGGTGGAGGGAGAAATCTGGTATCAAGGGCAATTGCTCACCCCCGAACGTCAGGCAATCCTGCGCGGCCGCCAGATCGCCCTGATCCCTCAATCGGTCAGTTTTCTCGATCCGTTGATGCGGGTTGGCGCGCAGGTGCGCCGGGCGGCGCACCTGAGTGGTAAGAATCGCCATTCAGTCGACGCTCAAAGGGCAATCTTCCAACGCTACCAACTTCCTCCTGAAGCGGAAAACTGGTATCCTTTTCAATTGTCGGGAGGCATGGCGCGCCGCACGCTTGTTGCGATGGCCGTCGTTGGCGAAGCCGAACTCCTGCTGGCAGACGAACCGACACCCGGCTTACACCCCGAGGTGGTGCAGGAGACGCTCAACCACCTGCGTCAGCTCGCCGATGAAGGACGGGGCGTGGTTCTGATCACCCACGACATCCAGGCTGCCTTGCAGGTCGCCGATCGCATCGCTGTCTTCTACGCCGGCACAACCGTGGAGATTGCTCCGCGGACAGCTTTTTCAGGTAAGGGGGAGGGTTTGCTGCATCCGTACACCCAAGCCCTCTGGCGCTCTTTACCTCAGAATGAGTTCGTTGCGCTGCCGGGCATGCAACCATCGCCGCAGGACTTGCCAGCCGGGTGTCTGTTTGCCCCGCGCTGTCCACTTGCCACCTCAGAATGTTCTCTGGAACGACCAGCCATGCGAACCTTAGCCCAAAATCAGGTGAGGTGTATCCATGCTCAAGGCTGA
- a CDS encoding Dipeptide-binding ABC transporter, periplasmic substrate-binding component, translating to MKKSLLKVVLFALFVLFLATACQSPDSPPPSSMETHSPIQTSSVEQPSAAEPDPSSQGRTLTLAIGGESSDGYDPTLGWGRYGSPLFQSTLLRRDADLNIVNDLATKYTVSEDRLVWTVDIRTDARFSDGQPLTARDVAFTYNQAAKSGGLTDLSILDQAIAVDEDTVELRLKQPASTFVNRLISLGIVPEHAYGEGYARKPIGSGPYQLVQWDEGQQLIVEPNPYYYGEKPQFDRIVFLFTSEDAAFAAAKAGQVQVVSVPPALGKQTLAGMHVLPVQSIDNRGIMFPYVPDTGEKDEEGNPIGNNVTSDLAIRRAINYVIDRKALVEGVLEGFGAPAYGPADFVPWWEPESAIQDADPQTAQQILQEGGWQDTNGDGILEKGDLQASFTLVYPASDSTRQSLALAVADMVKAIGIQIELRGASWDEIETLMHSNAVLFGWGSHDQTEMYNLYHSSMRGNGWYNTGFYANEQVDTYLDLAMGAPSEEEALVYWRAAQWDKKGVGFTAKGDAAWAWLVNLQHVFFVSDCLDVGKQQIQPHGHGWPITYNITEWKWTCK from the coding sequence ATGAAAAAATCTTTGCTGAAGGTTGTCCTGTTTGCTCTTTTCGTTCTTTTTCTTGCAACTGCCTGTCAATCTCCAGACTCCCCTCCACCATCTTCAATGGAGACCCATTCACCTATCCAAACGTCCTCAGTGGAGCAACCCTCTGCTGCCGAACCTGACCCGTCCAGCCAGGGGCGGACGCTAACGCTGGCGATTGGCGGCGAGAGCAGTGATGGCTACGACCCGACCCTGGGTTGGGGACGCTATGGTTCGCCGCTCTTCCAAAGCACCCTGTTGCGACGGGATGCTGATTTGAATATCGTCAACGACCTGGCAACAAAGTATACCGTTAGCGAAGATCGTCTGGTCTGGACGGTAGACATCCGCACCGATGCCAGATTTTCTGACGGACAACCTCTGACGGCAAGGGACGTGGCTTTTACCTATAACCAGGCCGCTAAGAGCGGGGGACTTACAGATCTTTCTATTCTGGATCAGGCGATCGCCGTGGATGAGGACACGGTTGAACTGCGTTTGAAACAACCGGCCAGCACCTTTGTGAATCGTTTGATCTCCTTAGGCATTGTCCCGGAACACGCCTACGGCGAGGGGTATGCGCGCAAGCCGATTGGCAGCGGACCTTATCAACTCGTTCAGTGGGATGAAGGACAACAACTGATTGTCGAGCCAAACCCTTACTATTATGGAGAGAAACCTCAATTCGACCGCATTGTCTTCTTATTTACCTCTGAGGATGCCGCTTTTGCAGCTGCCAAAGCCGGGCAGGTTCAGGTCGTTTCCGTGCCTCCGGCGCTGGGAAAACAAACCCTCGCCGGGATGCATGTGCTTCCAGTTCAATCGATTGATAACCGCGGCATCATGTTTCCTTATGTGCCTGACACTGGTGAGAAAGACGAGGAAGGTAATCCGATTGGCAATAATGTCACCTCCGATCTCGCCATCCGGCGGGCAATCAATTATGTCATCGATCGCAAGGCGCTGGTGGAGGGCGTTTTAGAAGGTTTTGGCGCCCCCGCTTACGGGCCAGCTGATTTTGTCCCCTGGTGGGAACCAGAATCGGCGATTCAGGATGCCGATCCTCAAACCGCCCAACAAATCCTGCAAGAAGGCGGCTGGCAAGATACTAACGGAGATGGCATTCTCGAGAAAGGCGATCTGCAAGCCAGTTTCACCCTGGTTTACCCGGCTTCAGATAGCACGCGCCAATCGCTGGCACTTGCCGTTGCTGACATGGTCAAAGCCATCGGTATTCAAATTGAATTGCGGGGTGCCAGTTGGGACGAGATCGAAACCCTGATGCACAGCAACGCAGTCTTATTTGGTTGGGGAAGCCACGACCAGACCGAAATGTATAACCTTTACCACAGTTCCATGCGAGGCAACGGCTGGTACAACACCGGCTTCTACGCCAACGAACAGGTGGACACCTATCTGGATCTGGCGATGGGCGCTCCCTCCGAAGAAGAAGCCCTGGTTTACTGGCGAGCCGCCCAGTGGGACAAGAAAGGGGTTGGCTTCACCGCCAAAGGAGATGCCGCCTGGGCGTGGTTAGTGAACCTTCAGCATGTCTTTTTTGTGTCCGACTGCCTGGACGTGGGTAAACAACAGATTCAACCTCACGGTCATGGCTGGCCGATCACCTACAACATTACTGAATGGAAATGGACATGTAAATAA
- a CDS encoding Dipeptide transport system permease protein DppB, protein MNFLRYLINKLLRLLLLLFTMSALSFTLVSLSPIDPVQAYVGAEMMRIGAEQRQRIAERWGLNDPPLVRYTRWLSSLLRGDLGTSAIYNQPVSQVIRQRFLTSLGLMGSAWALSGIFGFFLGVISGAKAGSWLDQAIRFYAYLLASTPTFWLALLLLIVFAVFLKWAPICCATPPGVLPEQVTLAQRLHHLALPALTLSIIGIANITLHTRQKLINVLNSDYVLFARAQGESLWGILWHHGLRNISLPAITLQFASLSELFGGSVLAEQVFAYPGLGQATVQAGLRSDVPLLLGIVLFTTLFVYTGNTLADILYHFIDPRIRFGGEA, encoded by the coding sequence ATGAACTTTCTCCGCTATTTGATCAACAAGCTGTTGCGCCTGCTTTTGCTCCTGTTTACGATGTCAGCTCTATCTTTCACGCTGGTGAGTTTATCCCCCATCGATCCGGTGCAGGCTTATGTGGGGGCAGAAATGATGCGCATTGGAGCCGAGCAACGCCAGCGCATTGCCGAGCGCTGGGGGCTGAATGACCCTCCTCTGGTGCGTTATACGCGCTGGTTGAGCAGCCTGCTCAGAGGAGACCTGGGCACTTCAGCCATCTATAATCAACCGGTGAGTCAGGTCATCCGACAGCGATTTTTGACCTCGTTAGGGTTGATGGGCAGCGCCTGGGCACTTTCAGGTATTTTTGGGTTTTTCCTGGGAGTGATCAGCGGGGCAAAGGCAGGCTCATGGCTCGATCAAGCCATTCGTTTCTACGCCTATCTGCTGGCTTCGACGCCCACTTTCTGGCTTGCACTGCTCTTGCTGATCGTCTTTGCCGTGTTCTTGAAGTGGGCGCCCATCTGTTGTGCGACTCCGCCGGGTGTTTTGCCCGAACAGGTCACCCTTGCCCAACGCCTGCACCATCTTGCCTTACCGGCGCTCACCCTGAGCATTATCGGCATTGCCAACATTACCCTGCACACCCGCCAGAAGCTCATCAACGTTCTGAACAGTGATTACGTTCTCTTCGCCAGGGCGCAAGGAGAGAGCTTATGGGGTATCCTCTGGCACCATGGCCTGCGCAACATCTCGTTACCGGCCATCACCCTGCAGTTTGCCTCCCTGAGCGAACTCTTTGGAGGTTCGGTGCTTGCAGAGCAGGTTTTTGCCTATCCTGGCTTGGGACAGGCGACGGTACAGGCTGGTTTACGCAGCGATGTACCCTTATTACTGGGGATCGTTTTATTCACCACTCTCTTTGTCTATACCGGTAACACCCTGGCAGATATTCTCTATCACTTCATTGATCCGCGCATTCGATTCGGAGGAGAAGCATGA